The DNA segment AGCACGAGGAGGTCCTGGTGGATCAAGCATAACCGTAACTACACTAGTATTATCAGCTCGAAGATTATTTAGATTCCATCTTTCTATAGCTTTATCAACTAGATGTTTAGAAGGATTGATCCATTGTCTGATCAGAGAAGGATTTAACGTATGTTGCTCGTTAGCTTTTTCCGCCTGACAGACATGAGATACTGCTTGCTGAGGACTAATCATATTCCATGCTCCATCCGTTGCCAATATTAAACAACGATGTTTCAAAATGTCTATAGGATAAACATAAGTGTCTGGTTCTGGGGATACAACAAAAACATCCTCTTCAGAGTTATAGCTCCATAAATCACCTATtaggaataaagaaaaataaaactttagtcCTGTCGTTCACTCCATGGAATGTTTTTCAATACCTAAAGAACGTGCAACGGCGAGAAATGGTATTTCGTCAATAGGAGTACTTCTTCTAATGGGGCCTTTATGCCCCATTTTCGGCCTATTCCAAACGACCCTGGGTACTCCCGACTTGCATATTACTTTTCCTCCAGAGCGAGTTATTCGGAGAGATTCTTCAACGCTCTCAGGTTTATGATCTTTCGTTAAGGGCTCACACCTCCAAACATTGGGATTCTCGGGATCTTGAACCCCAAGTACGATCGCCGAGTCGCCAACGtgcccaatatatattttagagcgTCGAATGAATGCAATGGATGCGGTTGTTCCTGCTGTGGAGGGGAGGCCGGAGGCAGTTCGAGGCCAGGATTCTATAACAAACAAGAGGCGTTTAGATCGTATCCAGGGTATGGATCCTGCGCATAGAGCAGCCACTTACCTAGTTCTTTCCACATGGCCTGATGCGTTTGAATGAATCCGTCATGGATTGCCTTCAGGATTCCTTCGTCGTCCGAGCCCCAAAATCCTTTTTGACGAACAATGAAGTCCATTAAATGCTCCTGAAAAATGGGGAAGGAATTATAGAAATGCACAAGAAGAGGTTTGAGCAGGAGATGATTCCCTACCTTTGCAAACAGCGCCGCCTCTCGTCCTCCGTGTCCATCGAAGATTCCGAAAAATGCGTATTCCAAATCCTTTTCATCCTCCGTTTGTTGATACGCCACAGAAAATACGTCCTCCATATACTTACGACCCCCCTGATTACAATATCCCGTAACTCGGAGATTCAATCCGATGCTCGGAGCCATGGCTAAACcagacaaattaaatatttcaacacTGTCACTTGATTCTacacatccaaaaaaataacaaagatgGCGGACAGTTCtccttatttttcttccttttcttcctTTCCCCCCTACCACCACACACTCGCAGTCATATTACCCGTCTCTTTAATTAACCTCCACTCTCATTcgctattttcaaattttgttcctCTCTCATTggtccaaatatttgaaaaaaaaggaaagttcaTCCTAACGGATTCAAGGACCTTCTGACTTCCCCCCCCTCTGTTccttaattagataaaaaaatgtttgttgagAATTTAAACTGACAAACGTTTAGAACGAGAAGCCGGTCTTCGACTACATATATggatgttgttttgtttttctttatgtaggtatatgaataatattattaagatatatttatctGACGCAATTAAACGCATAGTTTGTACTGTATAGTATGATGAAGGGGGGGAGGGGATGTCAATGACATTTAATCCACTTTTCAAATAGTTGATAATTGACTGGATGTCTTTGAAGTCTTTACTAAAAGCTTTTCCACAGAATGGGATGCTAATTTGTAGATTAATATTTTCTAGGTAAAATTCCCGATATTTACTTATGATTCTTGCCTCCATTATCTTTCCATCTGAGTTAGCAATTGAAGAACAAATATGTATGTGGTTTTTGATTTTAGTGATGGTTTGAGGagcaattattattagtatactgtgtgaaatatatgtatctattatattttccaatttgttttaaaaaatcattattttcctactatgtttgatttatattttgtatcgtaattcataattatgtatGAGTCCggtcccttgagtcctttaagGCTACCTCACCGTTTAGATAgagtatgtttttaaatttttcaaatatttcgtCGTTAGGTTctcaaaaatgttcctttttggttcaaatataacattttcaattttgagtcgttctgaaaaatatttagatgtagcTTAACGGccttaaagtttgaaaaatttacttttttgttttaattagttttgtttCATTAGCGTAAATTTgctaataaacatattttttacttagaaacaaaataatgtgaattttgatttctttgtttACCTTTTTTCTGACCTTAATTCTGAGGGAAAATACCTttataaccaaattttataaataaaaaaaatatatgtacaataataaatgtttgcaaagaaaatttagtaaaaatcatttttataaagaaattatcttTGCCGTCATTTGAAGCCAAGGACAACGAgcttatgttatttttagactaaaaggaaaattttaaGAACTCAAAGacccaatattttgaaaataatctccACTCTACCCACTTTTCTATTTTAACTTCTTTCTGGAGTGTTGGAGGACTTTTGATAAATCTGGTTTTTCGTGGGTTAAAAAGAAAGacgataaaaaatatactagaatcaaaatttattaatatttaggtaTTCTTAAATgctattaatatcaaaatattaacaacattCCCATCCCCCTTAATTAGGGTGATCAATTGTCCTCTCCCCGGCCATGTCGCCTTTTTACTTCCCGTCTGGAGCGTCAGGGGAtcctcaaaagaaaaataatgatcaatTCAGAGTTTTCTCAGTTcagttcaggttcagcggttctatcggtcccggcctcagttctttcatttcaacggtttcggcctcggttcagctttatcggtctcagttattttttatacaagctCAGTTTGGTAAATGGGTCTTAAAACAGGGAGGGTCCCTAGAAAATTCgcgcccaggaaatgatattagatacaaacagggccgccGATACCTTATACCACGTAGAGTGAGTAGTGCCTCAAGTTCCAGAAGGGTCCCTAAAACTAAGGCTGCTGATGACAATGGTTTTCACAGGGGGGACGTGAAGAGAGGCTAGAGGAGAGGGGTGCAAGAATATGGATAATTGAAGATTGTacacatgttttgtataaagggggcatcagctaaaaatgtattagtttaGGAGGGCTTgatatagtaaagtttgggaagccctggcttaagaaatattatagttatcatattatagggcaTCGGCAAGCTTAGTagtggacctggatccataatctaccccacccctttcctcttttatttacaccgtctggtacctaaaaccacttttccagatacataagaagcccttagctatttggaactcagatacaactgtatgaCCGAGTcgacgtaaaaaaaaatgattgggaAACGATGCAATTGCATtcaaaaactcagaaaattgattaaagctaatttactttattgcattttctttatacattttatataggaacaaaagcacaagaaccgagacagATAAGAAATATACTGCGGTCTCTGTTggactttgtcggttccggttctagcgGCTCAAGAACCGGAACCACTTAAACCCCTAGAACCGCAACAacgataagggcacaaccttggttGTGTATGTCCTTATCTAGAACTGAAGAcacagtcccgtccagttcagtcttggatatcagtcataaaaacttataaagttcgatcGTTTATGACTTCACTCATCatcatttcttgtttttttttatgagttcttGTACTGATAGTCCGAAGAACTGACAGTCTTAAAGATCGGTCCCATGCTAAGACTACACTGGACCGAATAAAAAAGGGCTGTTCAAGGTGCAGTTACAAAAAgagtttgaaattc comes from the Lepeophtheirus salmonis chromosome 4, UVic_Lsal_1.4, whole genome shotgun sequence genome and includes:
- the LOC121116124 gene encoding uncharacterized protein yields the protein MAPSIGLNLRVTGYCNQGGRKYMEDVFSVAYQQTEDEKDLEYAFFGIFDGHGGREAALFAKEHLMDFIVRQKGFWGSDDEGILKAIHDGFIQTHQAMWKELESWPRTASGLPSTAGTTASIAFIRRSKIYIGHVGDSAIVLGVQDPENPNVWRCEPLTKDHKPESVEESLRITRSGGKVICKSGVPRVVWNRPKMGHKGPIRRSTPIDEIPFLAVARSLGDLWSYNSEEDVFVVSPEPDTYVYPIDILKHRCLILATDGAWNMISPQQAVSHVCQAEKANEQHTLNPSLIRQWINPSKHLVDKAIERWNLNNLRADNTSVVTVMLDPPGPPRALVLKRQRELAQLNNTNSNIVDAASSARGSVALVTNTTPEDLGVPSTPLLPPPPPNSTPLPLASSTVPGNNKYLKTRSNGLIGAPENQDDENLVQPESKLLKNLQSNEKCQDKNVPSALSGSNNSSQTTTTKSPSGSSSPCDGAIQCNEISSSDESPSNNRSLKQRVLFKKPLKESCISRELNALKMDSQGVQLRRRLKKHNSESSSNSSDTENEEHSINRPPQKRILRSSSILPSSEFSTLASSCSSPCKKKKDYS